A stretch of the Aspergillus puulaauensis MK2 DNA, chromosome 6, nearly complete sequence genome encodes the following:
- a CDS encoding alpha/beta hydrolase (COG:S;~EggNog:ENOG410PXH4;~InterPro:IPR000801,IPR029058;~PFAM:PF00756), with product MTQTDKPTGISLPNSEQFHLNNARGEQYLIQISWPLHWNQREQDTDRTHLPIIYIVDGNALFLTATEALWRRSVDPNYVGGAIIVAIGYPLAGTGKVFHLTRRSFDLTVPTPDKPVEGCGGADIFLDFIRDSVRPAVKERFPKVSISREALYGHSFGGLFALHALLTRPGMFDAYIASSPSIWWNEKCILGEARSFIGKVKGVTGEKKLPTLMMYLGGLEQDPRRRNDEADDKWQDRKRFAETLNMRNNVVELMGLLKGCARLHTMSFHEYAGEDHGTVMACSMGRGLTTFLEEWPVPRKTGI from the exons ATGACCCAAACCGACAAGCCGACAGGCATCAGCCTGCCGAACTCGGAGCAGTTCCACCTCAACAACGCCCGTGGTGAGCAGTACTTGATCCAAATATCGTGGCCGTTGCACTGGAACCAGCGCGAGCAAGACACTGACCGTACTCACCTCCCCATCAT ATACATCGTCGATGGAAACGCCCTCTTCCTAACAGCGACAGAAGCCCTCTGGCGTCGCTCCGTAGATCCAAACTACGTAGGCggcgccatcatcgtcgcaaTCGGATACCCACTCGCAGGCACAGGGAAGGTATTCCATCTTACCCGGCGGAGCTTCGACCTGACTGTCCCGACGCCTGATAAGCCGGTGGAAGGGTGCGGGGGCGCGGATATCTTCCTTGATTTCATACGTGATTCGGTACGTCCAGCTGTGAAGGAGCGGTTTCCGAAAGTCAGTATATCGAGGGAGGCGCTGTACGGGCACTCATTTGGAGGGCTGTTTGCCCTGCATGCGCTCCTCACGCGTCCGGGCATGTTTGATGCGTATATTGCGAGCAGCCCGTCGATTTGGTGGAATGAGAAGTGTATTCTGGGTGAGGCGAGGAGCTTTATTGGGAAGGTCAAGGGGGTTActggggagaagaagctgccgACGCTCATGATGTATCTGGGTGGGCTGGAGCAGGATCCGCGGCGGAGGAATGATGAAGCGGACGACAAGTGGCAGGATAGGAAGCGCTTTGCGGAGACACTGAATATGAGGAATAATGTGGTGGAGTTGATGGGTCTGCTCAAGGGGTGCGCGAGGCTGCATACGATGAGCTTTCATGAGTATGCAGGCGAGGACCATGGGACTGTCATGGCTTGTTCGATGGGCAGGGGATTGACAACGTTCTTGGAGGAGTGGCCTGTGCCGAGGAAGACAGgcatttaa
- a CDS encoding uncharacterized protein (COG:S;~EggNog:ENOG410PX8H) encodes MAEFKPIHFVPEDREEHILSLPIQRIIAAPHRQDASTNHWCLYLVVSPTTSIQLNCLPSYSVPSDILSGGSKAYLILSELDYLVPDDIEATFNLDVPADILTEVTVDDIMNVLIDNDRQKYEFDCNGAGCRLWVTEQVEMLYDAEYVVNDTQVEAVKAALLKLWPEQTPLELDKGAYYDFF; translated from the coding sequence ATGGCTGAATTCAAACCGATCCATTTTGTCCCTGAAGATCGCGAGGAGCATATTCTCTCTCTCCCAATCCAGCGCATTATAGCTGCACCGCACCGCCAGGATGCCAGCACAAACCACTGGTGTCTCTACCTCGTCGTCTCTCCCACCACCTCTATCCAACTCAACTGTCTGCCCAGTTACTCAGTCCCCAGTGACATCCTCTCAGGCGGATCCAAGGCGTACCTGATTTTGTCCGAGCTCGATTACTTGGTACCTGATGACATTGAAGCGACATTCAATCTCGATGTCCCGGCGGATATCCTTACAGAGGTCACAGTCGACGATATTATGAACGTTCTAATAGATAATGATCGCCAGAAATACGAGTTCGATTGCAATGGGGCAGGATGCAGACTCTGGGTCACGGAACAGGTGGAGATGCTCTACGACGCTGAATACGTGGTGAATGACACGCAGGTTGAAGCCGTGAAGGCTGCGTTGCTGAAATTGTGGCCGGAGCAGACTCCGTTGGAGCTCGATAAGGGTGCTTATTATGACTTTTTCTAA
- a CDS encoding uncharacterized protein (COG:M;~EggNog:ENOG410PKKZ;~InterPro:IPR002110,IPR036770,IPR020683;~PFAM:PF13857,PF12796,PF00023,PF13637,PF13606;~go_function: GO:0005515 - protein binding [Evidence IEA]), with translation MDPLSIATTSWNLRTLCYELISFTDSIVQDKVPDSDMTIVGLGQTLREALPVLDEINNTWRSHSAALMMHPSASFGMWVAVQSSLERANITFQVLKMKVEPVVNSGKKRRLFKVHAKAWTLGLHVKSIATFRGCLGSHTTALKVGMHMMRMCMTLQGGSPYDVKQASLAVLDIEIKYLEEATEKTRKISFVTTEEDIEKNAMLVSFEGLARSAKAFYSFMASTPIPGSTTQVQAQQEEDSHEAMPPPSYAQAMHSDYEADSDDDYPDPSPYNVAARTGNFDEIKRLVSIGADILATGEYGQSPASSAANTGNTEILKYLIDHGGDYTSGNSTGFTPLNAAANFDQPEAVRMLLQHGADPNEPSEDGQTPLYCAARAGYLEVVKILVDHGVDTSAAPENHKATPLHMAAWWNHVDIVKYLCKEGSAEVNTANTSGLTPLTSASDEGYSEVVKVLLEYGADINTPTDLGVTALYYAAKNGHTETVKLLLEHDPELNPTSTENKFTPLNAAANNGHLEVVKALLEKGADATIRTKSGQAPLNTAAAEGFVDIAMALLKHGVDRTTRDGTGQTPLYTAAVEGHTAVVELLLEARADPNVQNENKWTPLHAAARNGHLEAVKHLLACGASITSRNSTGRTPLISASEFGHLEIVKLLLRRGSQISLRTDDGWYALTWAASNGHTAVIELLLQDGADIETRNQDGWGWTALGVATRQGYPDTVKALIRRGANVKAVNDKGWTALHGAAEKNQLQIATALLENGAEISARTNAQWTPLAVAANHGNTSMVQFLLSWGADHRMAPDGGWMPLHFASDENRVEMAQGLLRAGADVKAKNKDGRTPLDLARLKGHRDMEQLLMQQGMQRLRIHS, from the exons ATGGATCCATTATCAATTGCAACGACGTCGTGGAATCTCAGAACACTATGCTACGAG CTTATCTCGTTCACGGACAGTATAGTCCAAGACAAAGTCCCAGACTCAGACATGACCATAGTAGGTCTCGGGCAAACTCTCAGAGAGGCGCTTCCAGTCCTTGATGAGATCAATAATACATGGAGGTCCCACTCAGCGGCCCTAATGATGCACCCGTCTGCCAGTTTCGGGATGTGGGTTGCAGTTCAGAGCTCGCTAGAACGGGCTAATATCACTTTTCAGGTGCTTAAGATGAAGGTCGAGCCTGTTGTGAATAGTGGAAAGAAGCGCAGGCTATTCAAGGTGCATGCCAAAGCGTGGACGCTGGGACTGCATGTCAAGTCCATAGCGACGTTTCGCGGTTGTCTTGGGTCTCATACGACTGCTCTGAAAGTGGGAATGCATATGATGAGGAT GTGCATGACTCTGCAAGGCGGATCTCCATACGATGTTAAGCAGGCGTCTCTCGCAGTCCTTGATATTGAGATCAAGTACTTGGAGGAAGCAACAGAAAAGACCAGGAAAATTTCGTTTGTTACCACTGAAGAAGACATTGAGAAGAATGCCATGCTAGTCTCCTTCGAAGGCCTGGCAAGATCCGCAAAGGCGTTCTACTCTTTCATGGCCTCTACCCCCATACCAGGCTCTACCACGCAGGTGCAGgcgcaacaagaagaagacagccACGAGGCCATGCCCCCTCCATCATACGCACAGGCTATGCACTCGGACTACGAAGCAGACTCCGACGATGACTATCCCGATCCCTCTCCATACAACGTCGCTGCCCGCACCGGCAAtttcgacgagatcaaaaGACTCGTCTCGATCGGTGCTGATATCCTCGCTACCGGTGAATACGGCCAGTCCCCTGCCTCTTCGGCAGCTAACACCGGAAATACTGAGATTCTAAAGTATCTGATCGATCACGGCGGAGACTATACTTCCGGCAATTCAACCGGCTTTACCCCCCTAAATGCAGCTGCCAACTTCGACCAGCCGGAGGCTGTGCGTATGTTACTCCAGCACGGGGCAGATCCAAACGAGCCGTCAGAAGACGGGCAAACTCCTCTCTACTGTGCGGCGAGGGCCGGATATCTCGAAGTTGTCAAGATTCTTGTTGATCATGGCGTTGATACATCCGCGGCTCCTGAAAATCACAAAGCAACTCCCCTCCACATGGCTGCGTGGTGGAATCATGTGGATATTGTGAAGTATTTGTGCAAAGAGGGCTCGGCAGAGGTCAATACTGCTAACACTAGTGGTTTGACACCACTTACATCTGCTTCTGACGAGGGCTATTCCGAGGTGGTGAAGGTTCTGCTGGAATACGGTGCTGATATCAACACTCCCACGGATCTGGGGGTAACCGCCCTATACTACGCTGCTAAAAACGGCCATACAGAGACGGTAAAGCTCCTTCTTGAACACGATCCAGAGCTTAATCCGACTTCGACTGAGAATAAATTCACTCCACTCAATGCAGCTGCTAATAATGGCCACCTTGAAGTCGTCAAGGCGCTTCTTGAAAAGGGCGCAGACGCGACGATCCGAACAAAGTCTGGACAAGCACCCTTAAACACCGCTGCTGCCGAGGGTTTCGTGGATATTGCCATGGCTCTGCTCAAGCACGGCGTGGATAGGACTACCCGGGACGGCACTGGCCAAACACCGCTATATACAGCAGCAGTGGAGGGGCACACTGCGGTTGTGGAATTGCTCCTTGAGGCGAGAGCCGATCCCAACGTGCAGAATGAGAACAAGTGGACACCATTGcatgcagcagccaggaacGGGCATCTCGAGGCAGTGAAGCATCTTCTCGCCTGTGGAGCGAGTATAACCTCGCGCAACTCAACTGGGCGGACGCCGCTGATCTCAGCCTCTGAGTTCGGTCATCTCGAAATAGTCAAGCTGTTACTGAGACGAGGCTCCCAGATCAGCCTTCGCACCGATGATGGGTGGTATGCCTTAACTTGGGCCGCCTCAAACGGACATACTGCGGTTATCGAGCTTCTGCTGCAAGATGGCGCAGACATCGAAACCCGAAACCAGgatggatggggatggaCAGCACTAGGAGTCGCCACAAGACAGGGATATCCAGACACAGTCAAGGCTCTAATCCGCCGCGGCGCAAACGTCAAGGCTGTGAACGACAAGGGGTGGACCGCACTCCACGgtgcggcggagaagaatCAGCTCCAGATAGCCACGGCGCTGCTGGAAAACGGGGCTGAGATTTCAGCCAGGACGAACGCCCAGTGGACTCCGTTGGCTGTAGCAGCCAACCACGGCAATACCAGCATGGTGCAGTTCCTGCTTTCGTGGGGGGCTGACCACAGGATGGCGCCGGATGGTGGCTGGATGCCCTTGCATTTCGCCAGCGATGAGAACCGTGTGGAGATGGCTCAGGGGCTGCTGCGAGCTGGGGCGGATGTGAAGGCTAAGAATAAAGACGGACGCACTCCGCTTGACCTTGCGAGGTTGAAGGGCCATAGAGACATGGAGCAGCTTCTCATGCAGCAGGGGATGCAGCGGTTGAGGATTCATTCTTAG
- a CDS encoding uncharacterized protein (COG:Q;~EggNog:ENOG410PHKY;~InterPro:IPR006680,IPR011059,IPR032466;~TransMembrane:1 (i29-46o);~go_function: GO:0016787 - hydrolase activity [Evidence IEA];~go_function: GO:0016810 - hydrolase activity, acting on carbon-nitrogen (but not peptide) bonds [Evidence IEA]), with protein sequence MDAKGEYTIGVSRIFESSPRSRRRALRRWRLPVVTAICIAGLFVYSPSEISFQPNAVSQNDFYEGLQQCHDTATPLPQRDAPTSDRQNPRWNSVSGQKTPIVIQNATLFDGESILPDFVDIIFDTGVIRSIIPAGSNDSSFPHNAEVINIHGKYVTPGLVDMHSHHLESPFPALSGTADVNERPLLGPITPFVRALDGFTASDPAIRIIASGGVTSSLALPGSANIVGGEAYPVKNLPFPGANGEPVSEELLLEHGIPEAQRQRYLKMACGENPRRVYGHTRLGLAWLLRKELARARDIQRDQDAWCRAAVEVEKSYRYTRTRDISKFLAREGGRPHSFELETFLALLRGELNVNVHCYTPEDLERILSVLHEFGIHIKGFHHALEAWQVPELLKQWEPNVTIATFAEHAFYKSEAFGANLRGPKILNDHGLQVALKSDHGSEEYNAKYLLDQASIAHSYGLPADKALQSVTSVPARSIQQSHRIGYVRPGYDADIVLWDDHPLGVGANPVEVFIDGRPLLENKDITGQTSPAKSGITDNRENAPAIRPYIGTEERDNVCTRMQDSQGPVLFTGVTKSLIDVPSLDGQETDNLVLVVENKQVSCLGTKSTCLGQLQTSENFTEIPLKNGHITPGLIAFGNNLGIQEISPEPSTGDGSAGSSGDLLDETKSVHFAKYSVHLHGRAFDRARIGGVTKAVSPPHGSGVVRGVSAGIRTDAKASILDGGIWRDDVALHLAVGQGAKDNDAPTVGSGIEYVRRILEQGQKEDATSSGVYVQAANGSLPLVVQAYNQDDIAQLILIKRDFPSVNLIIYGGHGAALVAKPLAEAGIPVILTGNRGVPDTWEKKNVLPGPPLSASPAKFLIEAGVHIGLAVKDDSKIHGLAREARWAGKYAGLSDKDAIALVSTNIDRILGLPSGAEPGNSGNNHEFVIWEGDPLRGEGSVVAAVQEDGLIADCWPDVGLE encoded by the exons ATGGATGCCAAAGGCGAATACACTATAGGAGTTTCCAGGATCTTCGAGTCCTCTCCACGCTCGCGAAGACGCGCCCTCCGACGTTGGAGACTGCCAGTCGTGACGGCGATATGCATTGCAGGACTGTTCGTCTACAGCCCCAGCGAGATCTCGTTCCAACCAAATGCAGTTTCTCAGAATGATTTCTACGAAGGACTGCAACAGTGTCACGACACTGCAACTCCGCTACCCCAGCGAGACGCCCCAACCAGCGACAGACAAAACCCCCGCTGGAATTCCGTCTCGGGACAAAAGACGCCCATCGTAATCCAAAACGCAACCCTTTTCGACGGAGAATCTATCCTTCCCGACTTCGTCGACATAATATTCGACACCGGCGTGATCCGCTCCATCATCCCTGCTGGCTCAAACGATTCCTCCTTTCCGCACAACGCAGaggtcatcaacatccacggGAAATATGTAACCCCAGGGCTGGTCGACATGCACTCGCATCATCTGGAGTCACCGTTCCCTGCCTTATCTGGAACAGCAGATGTAAACGAGCGTCCGTTGCTAGGCCCCATCACGCCGTTCGTGCGCGCCCTGGATGGATTCACGGCTTCTGATCCGGCAATTCGGATTATTGCCTCTGGCGGCGTTACATCGTCCCTTGCTCTACCAGGCTCGGCGAATATAGTCGGTGGTGAGGCGTACCCCGTTAAGAACCTGCCCTTCCCTGGTGCGAATGGGGAGCCGGTTAGTGAGGAACTGTTACTGGAGCATGGGATTCCGGAGGCGCAGAGGCAGCGGTATCTTAAGATGGCTTGTGGGGAGAATCCGAGGAGGGTTTATGGACATACGAGGCTCGGACTTGCGTggctgttgaggaaggagctTGCGAGGGCGAGAGATATACAAAGGGATCAAGATGCATGGTGTCGAGCagcggttgaggttgagaaaaGCTACAGGTATACGCGGACGAGGGATATATCAAAGTTCCTTGCGAGGGAAGGTGGCCGGCCGCATTCATTCGAACTCGAAACTTTTCTGGCGCTTCTTAGGGGTGAACTCAATGTCAACGTCCATTGTTATACCCCCGAAGACCTGGAGCGGATTCTGTCAGTTCTGCATGAGTTTGGCATACATATCAAGGGTTTTCACCACGCGTTGGAAGCGTGGCAGGTGCCTGAGTTACTGAAACAGTGGGAACC GAATGTTACTATTGCAACGTTTGCCGAGCACGCGTTCTACAAATCTGAGGCGTTTGGGGCGAATCTACGGGGGCCGAAGATATTGAacgaccatggcctccaagtTGCTTTGAAATCG GATCATGGCTCTGAAGAATATAATGCCAAATACCTTCT TGACCAAGCTTCTATTGCCCATTCATATGGCCTGCCTGCCGATAAAGCCCTTCAGTCTGTAACATCAGTTCCGGCTCGTTCTATACAGCAAAGCCACCGCATTGGATACGTTCGCCCGGGCTATGACGCCGACATTGTCCTCTGGGATGACCACCCACTCGGAGTAGGTGCGAACCCCGTTGAGGTCTTTATCGATGGTCGTCCTCTGTTggagaataaagatattacCGGTCAAACTTCTCCCGCGAAGTCAGGCATTACAGACAATAGGGAAAATGCACCAGCAATACGTCCGTATATTGGCACCGAGGAGAGGGACAATGTCTGCACACGTATGCAAGACTCCCAGGGGCCGGTCCTTTTCACGGGCGTCACAAAGTCATTAATTGACGTCCCGAGCTTGGACGGGCAGGAAACcgacaacctcgtcctcgtggTTGAAAACAAGCAAGTCTCCTGCCTGGGCACAAAATCAACATGTCTCGGCCAACTTCAAACATCGGAAAACTTCACAGAAATCCCTCTCAAGAACGGCCACATAACCCCAGGACTCATAGCCTTCGGAAACAATCTCGGTATCCAAGAGATCTCACCGGAGCCTTCTACAGGGGACGGTTCAGCCGGGTCTAGCGGGGACTTGCTTGACGAAACGAAGAGCGTCCACTTTGCTAAATACAGCGTCCATTTGCACGGCCGGGCTTTTGATAGAGCGCGGATTGGGGGTGTAACGAAAGCTGTCTCGCCGCCGCATGGGAGTGGTGTTGTTCGGGGAGTTAGTGCCGGCATACGCACTGACGCGAAAGCGTCTATTTTGGATGGAGGTATATGGCGTGACGATGTTGCGCTTCATCTTGCCGTTGGGCAGGGTGCTAAGG ACAACGATGCGCCGACTGTTGGTTCTGGGATCGAGTATGTGCGCCGGATATTGGAGCAGGGTCAGAAGGAAGATGCCACGAGCAGCGGTGTATATGTACAGGCTGCGAATGGCTCTCTTCCGCTCGTGGTACAGGCATATAATCAG GATGATATTGCGCAGCTCATTCTGATCAAGCGGGATTTCCCCTCAGTTAATCTCATAATATACGGCGGTCATGGCGCTGCATTG GTTGCGAAACCGCTCGCAGAAGCAGGCATTCCGGTCATCCTGACCGGGAACCGTGGTGTACCAGATACctgggaaaagaaaaacgtCCTCCCTGGCCCACCTTTGAGTGCCAGCCCTGCCAAATTCTTAATTGAGGCTGGAGTACATATCGGTTTAGCAGTCAAGGACGACTCCAAGATTCACGGTTTGGCACGAGAGGCTCGATGGGCAGGGAAATATGCTGGGCTCTCCGATAAAGACGCGATAGCGCTTGTATCGACAAATATCGACAGGATTCTGGGGCTCCCTTCTGGTGCTGAACCTGGGAATAGTGGAAATAACCATGAATTTGTGATCTGGGAAGGTGATCCATTGCGAGGCGAGGGTTCGGTGGTGGCCGCTGTTCAGGAAGATGGGCTGATTGCTGATTGCTGGCCAGACGTTGGATTGGAATAA
- a CDS encoding class I adenylate-forming enzyme family protein (COG:I;~EggNog:ENOG410PUR4;~InterPro:IPR042099,IPR000873,IPR020845;~PFAM:PF00501) — translation MTRTSIQVPDHLWLRRLYEHWRQSANRTFIKDLETGKEATFTEFLYEVLSHRDRLKRQLSAETLEKLQDPSEEIFIATVSGAGFDFMVLLLAIQSLGAIVVPLNSQVHLEEAHYFLGTCNASLITSSQLASQYAETISSSLSLPHLSFAPSNPPDLSNIEFELVQESHDDPTFSPDRGFCLLYTSGTTGPSKGVLTSCRSVLKGMENYQRGLALSPSDKWLHHAPAHWKGGFDFQLVAAYTGASIEICNSVFSPGWFWERMQNGGGITCFQASPTLLTLIQERFDCIKGQGARQEALKGLRDIRIILTGSMRVQDCVKDSWRELLGGKELVNLYGMTEVAGMVSMTDWTANRPVDHCGWHNPELTVKANESGEICVKGPLVMKRYLSGDPTVNSNALDADGFYKTGDMGKVGPGGKIYVLGRASQDVIRSMGYKCTAADIEDPLRSYPGVSQAFVLGVDDLVMGQRVTALLLRKTTPEAEFCLGDLKLANLRWWLAVEKGLPAFKLPTLLRIIRSDTFTATTDTGKPSKKKIASACFKPEDWDSKDVQVWDIATKEKFPGNRAWDWEGRSAK, via the exons ATGACACGCACATCCATCCAAGTCCCCGACCACCTATGGCTCCGACGGCTCTACGAGCACTGGCGGCAGAGTGCCAATCGAACTTTCATCAAGGATCTTGAGACGGGAAAAGAGGCGACGTTCACCGAGTTTCTATATGAGGTGCTCTCACACCGAGACCGGCTGAAGAGGCAGCTGAGCGCGGAGACCCTGGAAAAGCTGCAGGATCCCAGCGAAGAGATCTTCATTGCGACTGTTTCAGGGGCGGGGTTTGACTTCATGGTGCTTTTACTTGCGATACAAAGTCTCGGCGCAATTGTGGTTCCGTTGA ATTCCCAAGTCCACCTCGAAGAGGCCCACTACTTCCTAGGAACCTGCAACGCCTCGCTGATTACCAGCAGCCAGCTGGCGTCCCAATACGCCGAgacaatatcatcatcacttTCACTCCCCCACCTTTCTTTTGCTCCATCCAACCCTCCCGACCTTTCAAACATCGAGTTTGAACTTGTCCAAGAATCCCACGACGACCCAACCTTCAGCCCAGACCGCGGCTTCTGCCTCCTCTACACCTCTGGCACAACTGGCCCATCCAAGGGTGTTCTAACCAGCTGCCGCAGCGTCCTAAAGGGCATGGAAAACTACCAGCGCGGCCTTGCTCTATCCCCTTCAGACAAATGGCTCCACCACGCGCCGGCGCACTGGAAAGGCGGGTTCGATTTCCAGCTGGTAGCCGCATACACTGGGGCAAGTATCGAGATCTGCAACAGCGTATTCAGCCCCGGTTGGTTCTGGGAGCGGATGCAGAACGGTGGGGGTATAACGTGTTTCCAGGCGTCCCCGACGCTTCTTACGTTGATACAGGAGAGGTTTGATTGTATTAAGGGGCAGGGGGCCCGCCAGGAAGCTTTGAAGGGCCTGCGCgatattagaattatattgACGGGCTCAATGAGAGTGCAGGATTGCGTGAAGGATTCCTGGAGGGAGCTCTTGGGCGGGAAAGAGTTGGTTAATCTATATGGGATGACGGAGGTGGCGGGGATGGTTTCGATGACGGACTGGACGGCGAACAGGCCTGTG GATCACTGTGGTTGGCATAACCCCGAACTGACCGTCAAGGCCAACGAGAGCGGCGAGATATGCGTCAAGGGACCGCTTGTGATGAAACG CTACCTATCGGGCGATCCAACCGTCAATTCCAACGCACTCGATGCGGACGGGTTCTATAAAACAGGCGACATGGGCAAGGTTGGGCCAGGCGGGAAGATATACGTACTCGGCCGCGCAAGTCAAGATG TCATTCGCTCAATGGGCTACAAATGCACCGCAGCCGACATAGAAGACCCCCTGCGCTCATATCCCGGCGTCTCACAAGCATTCGTGCTAGGCGTCGACGATCTAGTAATGGGCCAACGCGTCACAGCCCTACTCCTACGAAAGACAACGCCCGAGGCAGAATTCTGCCTCGGGGACCTCAAGCTCGCGAACCTCCGTTGGTGGCTagctgttgagaagggcCTTCCTGCATTTAAACTGCCCACGCTGCTACGGATTATACGCTCCGACACGTTCACCGCGACGACGGATACCGGGaagccgtcgaagaagaagattgcGAGCGCTTGCTTTAAGCCTGAGGATTGGGATAGCAAGGACGTTCAGGTTTGGGATATTGCAACCAAGGAGAAGTTTCCTGGGAATCGGGCGTGGGATTGGGAGGGGAGGTCGGCTAAATAA
- a CDS encoding uncharacterized protein (COG:E;~EggNog:ENOG410PHU6;~InterPro:IPR002293;~PFAM:PF00324,PF13520;~TransMembrane:12 (i43-61o73-96i117-143o163-183i195-214o255-272i293-314o334-362i407-425o437-455i467-483o489-509i);~go_component: GO:0016020 - membrane [Evidence IEA];~go_function: GO:0022857 - transmembrane transporter activity [Evidence IEA];~go_process: GO:0055085 - transmembrane transport [Evidence IEA]), with the protein MTENHGDTAPLLGEQQQPEYGAVEEAPPVAEPRTSFKRNLGTAEAFSIIISIVIGSGIFTSPGSIDTNVPSPGFALIVWLVGGILAWTGAATMAELGTAIPGEGGVQPYLQYIFGDVFGFLAAWTWVVAVIPASLAIMSIVFVESVFSAIGENNRTQGALHKFLSILVLTIFSMANGISTKTTNRLNWFFVTSKFTAIVATVVAGLAVVFYHLATPRTDELPQDWWTKSWFGYRTSIGPDGSKIDWSKLPGWEMLGHYSAALYGALWAYSGWDKAIYITAELSAPARQLPLAINTAIPIIVSGFIAVNTAYYVLLPWEVVSTTDSVAVTAFNHLLGPVVGLVAAALICLVVAGSLLGTAFVGSRMIVAASNKNWLPRFLGQVGYVGLRSEPRSDTESDDVSTTESDAPLNALIFSTLCSSLYIIFGNFRALVTFNGLGEYTFFFLTMIGAIVLRIREPKLHRPYKPIILIPGVFTIVSGFIVARGAVFAPFQAAVLIAVWGLGLVFYWARRWWLRQNSN; encoded by the exons ATGACTGAAAATCACGGCGATACAGCGCCTCTCCTGGGagagcaacaacagccagaGTATGGTGCGGTCGAGGAAGCACCCCCGGTCGCTGAACCACGGACCTCGTTCAAGCGGAATCTTGGAACCGCCGAGGCTTTCAGCATTATCATCAGCATTGTCATCGGAAGCGGCATTTTCACCTCTCCCGGCTCGATTGATACGAATGTGCCATCGCCTGGGTTTGCATTGATTGTCTGGCTGGTGGGGGGAATCCTGGCATGGACAGGAGCAGCCACGATGGCCGAGCTCGGCACCGCCATTCCAGGCGAAG GAGGCGTACAGCCGTACCTTCAGTATATATTTGGCGATGTTTTTGGATTCCTGGCGGCGTGGACCTGGGTTGTCGCTGTCATCCCCGCCTCGCTGGCGATCATGAGCATCGTCTTCGTGGAGAGCGTCTTCTCCGCCATCGGAGAAAACAACAGAACCCAGGGAGCTTTACACAAGTTCCTATCAATATTAGTCCTCACCATCTTTAGTATGGCCAACGGGATTAGTACCAAGACAACCAACCGGTTGAACTGGTTCTTCGTCACTTCCAAGTTCACCGCAATCGTCGCGACCGTCGTGGCTGGACTTGCCGTCGTTTTCTACCACCTTGCGACCCCACGTACAGATGAGCTACCGCAAGACTGGTGGACCAAATCCTGGTTCGGCTACCGGACGAGCATTGGACCGGACGGGTCGAAGATCGATTGGAGCAAGCTGCCTGGCTGGGAGATGCTAGGCCATTACTCGGCTGCTCTGTATGGTGCTCTCTGGGCATACTCGGGATGGGATAAG GCCATCTACATCACAGCTGAACTGTCTGCGCCCGCGCGTCAGCTCCCTCTGGCTATCAACACAGCCATCCCAATCATTGTCTCTGGGTTTATCGCGGTGAACACCGCCTATTACGTCTTACTCCCGTGGGAAGTCGTTTCCACGACTGATAGCGTGGCCGTT ACTGCGTTCAACCATCTCCTGGGCCCTGTTGTTGGCCTGGTGGCTGCTGCCTTGATCTGCCTCGTTGTTGCCGGCTCGTTACTCGGGACTGCCTTCGTGGGGAGCCGTATGATCGTTGCCGCATCGAACAAGAACTGGCTGCCTCGGTTCCTAGGCCAAGTGGGATATGTCGGGCTCCGATCTGAACCCCGATCAGATACCGAGTCTGATGATGTTTCCACGACCGAGTCCGATGCTCCACTCAACGCACTCATTTTCTCCACCCTGTGCTCGTCGCTATACATTATCTTCGGCAACTTCCGGGCTTTGGTGACCTTCAATGGCCTGGGAGAGTATACCTTCTTTTTCCTGACGATGATCGGAGCGATCGTCTTGAGGATCCGCGAACCAAAGCTACATCGCCCGTATAAGCCGATCATTCTCATCCCGGGGGTTTTTACTATTGTTAGTGGGTTTATTGTTGCTCGAGGAGCAGTTTTTGCACCATTCCAGGCGGCCGTGCTCATAGCGGTTTGGGGGTTAGGACTGGTGTTTTACTGGGCGAGGAGATGGTGGTTGCGACAGAACAGCAACTAA